Proteins from a genomic interval of Quercus lobata isolate SW786 chromosome 11, ValleyOak3.0 Primary Assembly, whole genome shotgun sequence:
- the LOC115967685 gene encoding putative calcium-transporting ATPase 13, plasma membrane-type, which yields MSTMRFRKPSEIAICDEGQEDWWSVSKTHKRRWRTAFTAISFTRLLFSLSKKVLDKDGSLLRTLSYVAIDVQRINEDSPLDSKAITLLTVDPTKLRDTVRDKNFESLSEFGGVKELALILETDVKNGINGSEADLIHRQHAFGANKYHKPPQKRFIRFVLDALKDTTIIILLACAVLSLGFGIKQHGWKDGWYDGGSIILAVFLVVAVSAVSDFKQSKQFQKLSTKSSDITVQVVRDGRRQPISIFGVVVGDIVCLKIGDQIPSDGLFLEGHSLKVDESSMTGESDQIEINQRNPFMLSGTKVTDGFGFMLVTSVGMNTAWGEMMSSINRDLNEETPLQARLNKLTSYIGKIGLLVAALVLLVMLIRYFTGNTRDDKGNKEFNGSKTKFDDVMNVVVSIVSAAVTIIVVAIPEGLPLAVTLTLAYSMKCMMADHAMVRKLSSCETMGSATIICTDKTGTLTLNEMKVTEFWFGKEAVKDDTFAGLAGNILKLLHQAVSLNTTATVYKPHSIAVPEISGSPTEKAILSWAVLNLDMSIDEVKQNYHTIHVEAFNSEKKRSGVLVKRNNEKIIHTHWKGAAEMILAMCSSYYDREGVLKVMDEEERLQLETIIKNMAQKSLRCIAFAYKEVEEESGQAPEKLEENGLTLLGFVGLKDPCRPGVSAAVESCRAAGVNIKMITGDNVHTARAIALECKILNPDEDLDNEAIVEGVQFRNYSPEERMEKIDKILVMARSSPFDKLLMVQCLKKKGHVVAVTGDGTNDAPALKEADIGLSMGIQGTEVAKESSDIVILDDNFTSVVTVLRWGRCVYTNIQKFIQFQLTVNVAALVINFVAAVSSGKVPLTAVQLLWVNLIMDTLGALALATEKPTNDLMANPPIGRSKPLITKIMWRNLMAQAVYQVTILLVLQFKGKSIFGVKESIKSTLIFNTFVLCQVFNEFNARKLEKKNIFKGILKNKLFIAIVGITIVLQLVMVEFLKRFANTERLDWGQWGVCIGLAALSWPIGWFVKCILVSEDQIATMWSIKREVE from the coding sequence ATGTCTACGATGAGGTTTCGAAAGCCTAGCGAGATAGCTATATGTGATGAAGGACAAGAAGACTGGTGGTCCGTCTCCAAGACCCACAAGCGCAGATGGAGAACGGCTTTCACGGCCATATCTTTCACCAGgctccttttttctttgtccAAGAAAGTCCTTGACAAGGATGGCTCTCTCTTGCGCACCCTTTCCTACGTTGCCATTGATGTGCAGCGTATAAACGAAGACTCCCCACTGGACAGCAAAGCCATTACATTGCTTACCGTCGATCCAACAAAGCTTCGTGACACGGTAAGGGACAAAAACTTTGAGTCTTTAAGTGAGTTTGGAGGGGTAAAAGAACTTGCTTTAATTCTTGAAACCGATGTAAAAAACGGTATCAATGGTAGTGAGGCTGATCTTATTCATAGACAGCATGCTTTTGGTGCCAACAAATACCATAAACCACCACAAAAAAGGTTTATAAGATTTGTGTTAGATGCATTAAAAGATACAactattataatattattgGCATGTGCTGTACTCTCTCTTGGCTTCGGCATCAAGCAACATGGCTGGAAAGATGGGTGGTATGATGGCGGGAGTATCATTCTCGCTGTCTTTTTGGTTGTTGCTGTGTCTGCAGTGAGTGACTTCAAACAATCAAAGCAATTTCAGAAGCTTTCAACAAAGAGTAGTGATATAACAGTGCAAGTTGTGAGAGATGGGAGGCGCCAACCTATATCCATATTTGGCGTTGTTGTGGGTGATATTGTGTGCTTGAAGATTGGTGATCAGATTCCCTCTGATGGGTTATTCTTGGAAGGGCATTCCTTGAAGGTGGATGAGTCTAGCATGACTGGTGAAAGTGACCAAATTGAGATCAATCAAAGGAATCCATTTATGTTATCAGGCACGAAGGTCACAGATGGGTTTGGTTTCATGCTTGTCACTTCTGTGGGCATGAACACAGCGTGGGGCGAGATGATGAGTTCAATAAACCGTGATTTGAATGAGGAGACACCATTACAAGCACGCCTCAACAAGTTAACTTCTTATATTGGTAAGATTGGACTGCTGGTGGCTGCACTTGTTCTTCTTGTTATGTTGATCCGGTATTTCACAGGGAACACTAGAGATGACAAGGGAAACAAGGAATTCAATGGCAGCAAGACAAAGTTTGATGATGTGATGAATGTAGTAGTGAGCATTGTATCTGCTGCTGTCACTATCATTGTGGTGGCTATTCCAGAGGGCTTGCCATTGGCTGTTACTCTAACTCTGGCTTATTCTATGAAATGCATGATGGCTGATCATGCTATGGTCCGGAAACTATCTTCTTGTGAGACAATGGGCTCAGCTACAATAATCTGCACAGACAAAACAGGCACTCTTACACTAAATGAAATGAAAGTTACAGAGTTTTGGTTTGGAAAGGAAGCAGTGAAAGATGACACTTTTGCGGGTTTGGCAGGTAATATTCTCAAACTACTACATCAAGCAGTTAGCTTAAACACAACTGCTACAGTTTACAAACCACATTCTATAGCAGTTCCAGAGATTTCTGGTAGCCCAACTGAGAAAGCAATTCTTTCTTGGGCTGTATTAAATTTGGATATGAGTATTGATGAAGTAAAGCAGAATTATCACACAATCCATGTAGAGGCCTTCAAttcagagaaaaagagaagtggGGTTTTGGTGAAGAGGAACAATGAGAAAATTATTCATACTCATTGGAAGGGAGCTGCTGAAATGATACTGGCCATGTGTTCATCTTATTATGACAGAGAAGGGGTGCTGAAAGTAATGGATGAGGAAGAAAGGTTGCAGCTTGAGACTATTATTAAGAATATGGCACAAAAAAGCCTGAGATGCATTGCATTTGCCTACaaagaagttgaagaagaaagtgGACAAGCTCCTGAGAAGCTTGAAGAAAATGGGCTGACATTATTAGGGTTTGTTGGCTTGAAGGATCCATGTCGGCCAGGAGTCAGTGCAGCTGTGGAGTCTTGCAGAGCTGCTGGAGTGAATATCAAAATGATCACTGGTGACAATGTGCATACAGCAAGGGCTATAGCCCTTGAATGCAAGATTCTCAATCCTGATGAGGATTTGGATAATGAAGCAATAGTTGAAGGGGTGCAATTTAGAAATTACTCACCTGAAGAGAGAAtggaaaagattgataaaatcCTTGTAATGGCTAGGTCATCTCCTTTTGACAAGCTTCTTATGGTACAATGCTTGAAGAAGAAAGGCCATGTGGTTGCAGTCACAGGTGATGGAACCAATGATGCACCTGCACTAAAAGAAGCAGACATTGGGCTTTCCATGGGGATCCAGGGAACTGAAGTGGCAAAAGAGAGCTCAGATATAGTCATCTTGGATGACAATTTTACCTCTGTGGTAACAGTATTGAGGTGGGGAAGATGTGTATACACAAACATTCAAAAGTTTATTCAGTTTCAGCTCACAGTGAATGTTGCTGCCCTTGTTATCAACTTTGTTGCAGCTGTTTCTTCTGGTAAGGTGCCTTTGACTGCAGTCCAACTATTATGGGTGAATCTGATAATGGATACATTGGGAGCATTAGCCTTGGCTACTGAGAAACCCACTAATGATCTTATGGCAAACCCGCCTATTGGTCGATCTAAGCCACTTATAACCAAAATCATGTGGCGGAACCTCATGGCACAGGCTGTATATCAGGTAACCATCttattggttttacaatttaAGGGAAAATCCATCTTTGGTGTAAAGGAGAGCATTAAGAGCACCCTCATTTTCAATACATTTGTCCTCTGCCAAGTCTTCAATGAATTTAACGCAAGAAAACTGGAGAAGAAGAATATATTCAAAGGGATACTTAAGAACAAGCTATTTATAGCAATTGTTGGGATCACCATAGTTCTTCAACTAGTGATGGTGGAGTTTCTGAAGAGATTTGCCAATACTGAGAGACTGGATTGGGGGCAATGGGGTGTTTGCATTGGACTTGCAGCTTTGTCATGGCCAATTGGTTGGTTTGTAAAGTGCATCCTAGTTTCAG